GCACAGCAACAAAACGTTCCATAGAACCAAATGGTGCACGGTGAATCATTACCGGACGATGTTTTTCATTATCGCTGCCTACATATTCAAGCTCAAAGCGTTCGGGTAAATTATAATCAACCTGAATAGTTCCTAACTGCCATTTACGACCGATCGCATCTTTAACCATAAAATCCATCTTAGGACCATAAAAAGCAGCTTCGCCAAGCGCTATATAATATTCGAGGCCTTCTTCCTGAGCAACTTCTAAAATAGCCCTTTCCGATTTTTCCCAGTTTTCATCCGAACCAATATATTTTTCTTTGTTTTCGGGATCCCTGAAAGAAATCTGAGTGGTAAATTCTTTAAAATCCAGCGCTTTAAAGATATGCATTACGATGCTGATAACCCCTTTAAACTCATCTTTCAGCTGATCAGGTGTACAGAAAATATGTGCATCATCCTGTGTAAATCCCCTTACACGGGTTAATCCATGAAGTTCTCCACTTTGTTCATAGCGATAAACCGTACCAAATTCGGCATATCGAACGGGTAAATCTTTGTACGATCGTGGTTTTACTTTGTAAATTTCGCAATGGTGAGGGCAATTCATTGGCTTTAAGAAGAATTCCTCACCTTCATTCGGCGTTTTGATAGGACGGAAAGAAGCTTCTCCATATTTTTGGTAATGACCGGATGTTTTATATAGTTCTACATTACCGATATGTGGACAGATTACAGGTTCGTATCCCGCTTTACGCTGTACCTTTTTTAAAAACCTCTCCAGTTGTTCACGAAGAATCGCACCCTTAGGGAGCCAAAGCGGTAATCCCATCCCGACGTTTGCCGAAAATGCAAACAATTCAAGTTCCTTACCCAGCTTTCGATGATCGCGTTTTTTGGCTTCTTCGAGCAATTCTAAGTACTCAGTCAAATCTTTTTGTTTAGGAAAGGTGATCCCGTACAAACGGGTCAACTGTTTTCTTTTCTCATCGCCTCTCCAGTAAGCTCCTGCGACTTTTAAAACTTTTGCGGCTTTGATGAACGAAGTGTTTGGAATATGTGGGCCGCGGCAAAGGTCAGTAAAACTTCCTGACTCATAAAAAGTTATTTCACCATCTTCCAATCCTTCAATAAGTTCTAATTTATACTCATCTCCCTTTTTAGTAAAAAATTTATTTGCCTCTGCTTTTGAAACTTCTTTTCTGGTAAAGACTTGCTTTTCTCTGGCAAGCTCGAGCATTTTATCTTCTATTTTTTTAAAATCAGCATCACTGATTACCTGATCGCCTAA
The sequence above is a segment of the Bacteroidota bacterium genome. Coding sequences within it:
- the thrS gene encoding threonine--tRNA ligase; translated protein: MIKITLPDQSVREVEAGSTALDIAMSISEGLARNVLAAQVNDEIWDATRPIHKDVNLKLFTWNDTQGKAAMWHSSAHLMAEAVENLYPGAKFGIGPDIESGFYYDIDLGDQVISDADFKKIEDKMLELAREKQVFTRKEVSKAEANKFFTKKGDEYKLELIEGLEDGEITFYESGSFTDLCRGPHIPNTSFIKAAKVLKVAGAYWRGDEKRKQLTRLYGITFPKQKDLTEYLELLEEAKKRDHRKLGKELELFAFSANVGMGLPLWLPKGAILREQLERFLKKVQRKAGYEPVICPHIGNVELYKTSGHYQKYGEASFRPIKTPNEGEEFFLKPMNCPHHCEIYKVKPRSYKDLPVRYAEFGTVYRYEQSGELHGLTRVRGFTQDDAHIFCTPDQLKDEFKGVISIVMHIFKALDFKEFTTQISFRDPENKEKYIGSDENWEKSERAILEVAQEEGLEYYIALGEAAFYGPKMDFMVKDAIGRKWQLGTIQVDYNLPERFELEYVGSDNEKHRPVMIHRAPFGSMERFVAVLIEHCAGNFPLWLTPEQAIILPISEKYHNYAKKVLNLLNNCDLRALVDERNEKTGRKIRDAEMSKIPYMLIVGEKEEEDGTVSVRKHGAGDLGTMSIEKFAELVNKEVAEMTKN